A part of Cryptococcus tetragattii IND107 chromosome 3, whole genome shotgun sequence genomic DNA contains:
- a CDS encoding CTP synthase, with product MVKYILVCGGVISGIGKGVIASSTGLILKTAGLKVTSIKIDPYMNIDAGTMAPTEHGEVYVLNDGGETDLDLGNYERYLDVSLNKDNNVTTGKVYQHVIDRERRGDYLGKTVQIVPHLTNAIQDWVERVSKVPVDETGEEPDVCIIELGGTVGDIESMPFVEAMRQFQFRVGHENFALIYVSLIPVVGGEQKTKPTQAGVRDLRGLGLLPDLIACRCTEELLTATMEKVSMFCHVSPRQVLGVHNVSSTYHVPLLLQEQGMLKFLWERLKLSSINMRPELKARGEKIMEKWKMLTTGLERCFETVEIVLVGKYITLEDSYMSVVKSLEHAAMRCGRKLILHWVDSSDLELAMQTENPIKFHNAWQAVCSARGIIVPGGFGLRGTEGMIAAAKWAREQNIPYLGICLGFQVAVIEWARHVCGLEKANSAELVPDCPHPVICFMPEISKTHMGGTMRLGLRPTVFEPNTEKSKLRRLYGNRSIAWERHRHRYEVEPKYVEQLEAPGGMRFIGKDERGERMQMLELDDHPYFVGLQAHPEFCSRPLNPSPPFVGLVAAACGLDVLEEQLANNEKNYRDPHPESDKVIPESEAATQAGKGKSQSVEGVRVKHQDVVDALDDNLSSRCFTPIGGGGDSVGMYRLPSPLFCPILPPHLPQQGLKNLLPGKRLFSKSITRASLLPPSPAASDAEMMSDSGEPEAVLQSRQISKELKTTSSTGWGRYVRIVEVSPRDGLQNLKGKVVSTEVKRELVERLLEAGVRNVEVGSFVRGDWVPQMADTPQLLPLLPPFTGKTSSPPSPVPRSESPFSSRPSSPSIGPLMGEYLPPHAEDVHYPVLVPNMRGLDNLIKLQGEWSAKGLPALTDEIAVFVSATEAFSQANNHASISKVLDSLPSVISKAKSHGFRVRGYVSCVMTCPYSGPTDPDQAVNVAEKLLEMGCYEVSMGDTTGEGDPDSWKVLWDRMKGRGLDMDKIACHDTFSLALSSILSLVPYGLKTIDSSLAGLGGCPYSPGATGNVPTEDVVYALHKMGYETGIDLDRLVESGNWLANKLGVRNESRVGRAIWAKRQRREEIEGKRAETEDGM from the exons ATGGTCAAATACATTCTCGTTTGTGGTGGTGTCATCTC GGGTATTGGCAAGGGTGTCATTG CCTCTAGTACCGGCTTGATCCTTAAGACCGCTGGCTTAAAGGTCACTTCTATCAAGATTGACCCTTACATGAACATCGATGCCGGTACTATGGCCCCTACCGAGCACGGCGAAGTCTATGTCCTTAACGATGGCGGTGAGACCGATCTTGACCTCGGTAACTACGAGCGATACCTCGACGTTTCCCTCAACAAAGACAACAATGTGACAACCGGAAAGGTATACCAGCACGTTATTGACCGTGAG CGACGTGGAGATTACCTGGGAAAAACTGTTCAAATCGTCCCTCACTTGACCAACGCCATCCAGGACTGGGTCGAGCGAGTTTCTAAGGTTCCTGTGGACGAGACTGGCGAGGAGCCTGATGTCTGTATTATCGAG CTCGGTGGTACCGTGGGTGACATTGAATCTATGCCTTTCGTTGAGGCCATGCGCCAATTCCAATTCCGAGTCGGCCACGAAAACTTTGCTCTCATTTACGTGTCCCTCATTCCCGTCGTCGGTGGTGAACAAAAGACGAAACCTACTCAGGCCGGTGTCAGGGATCTCCGAGGCTTGGGTCTTCTCCCCGACTTGATCGCTTGTCGATGCACAGAAGAGCTTCTTACTGCCACTATGGAGAAAGTCTCTATGTTCTGCCACGTCTCTCCCCGTCAAGTCCTTGGTGTTCACAATGTTTCCTCCACTTACCATGTTCCGCTACTCCTTCAGGAACAGGGTATGCTCAAGTTCCTTTGGGAGAGGCTTAAGTTGTCTTCTATCAACATGAGGCCCGAGTTGAAGGCCAGGGGTGAGAAGATTAtggagaaatggaagatgttaACTACTGG TTTGGAACGATGTTTCGAGACTGTGGAAATCGTTTTGGTCGGCAAATACATTACTTTGGAAGACTCCTACATGAGCGTTGTCAAGTCTCTTGAGCACGCTGCCATGCGATGTGGTCGAAAGCTTATCCTCCAC TGGGTTGACTCGTCCgaccttgagcttgctATGCAGACTGAAAACCCCATCAAATTCCATAACGCCTGGCAAGCCGTCTGCTCCGCCAG AGGTATTATCGTCCCTGGTGGTTTCGGTCTTCGAGGTACCGAGGGTATGATCGCTGCCGCCAAGTGGGCCCGTGAGCAAAACATCCCCTATCTCGGTATCTGTCTCGGTTTCCAAGTTGCCGTTATCGAATGGGCTCGACACGTCTGCGGTCTCGAGAAGGCCAACTCTGCCGAGCTCGTCCCAGACTGTCCCCACCCTGTCATTTGTTTCATGCCTGAGATCTCCAAGACCCATATGGGCGGTACGATGCGTCTCGGTCTCAGGCCGACCGTCTTTGAGCCTAACACagagaagagcaagctTAGGAGGTTGTATGGGAACAGGAGCATTGCATGGGAGAGGCATAGGCACAGGTACGAGGTTGAGCCTAAGTATGTAGAGCAGCTCGAGGCCCCTGGGGGTATGAGGTTTATCGGTAAAGACGAAAGGGGGGAGAGAATGCAAATGCTTGAGTTGGATG ATCATCCCTACTTTGTCGGTCTCCAAGCCCACCCCGAATTCTGCTCTCGACCACTCaatccttcccctcctttcGTCGGTCTCGTAGCTGCCGCTTGCGGGCTCGACGTTCTAGAAGAACAACTCGCCAACAACGAGAAGAACTATAGGGATCCTCACCCTGAGAGCGATAAGGTCATCCCTGAGTCAGAGGCGGCTACTCAAGCCGGTAAGGGGAAAAGTCAGTCTGTGGAGGGTGTCAGAGTGAAGCACCAGGATGTGGTGGATGCTTTGG ATGATAATCTTTCAAGTCGT TGCTTCACACCGATCGGAGGCGGCGGAGATAGTGTCGGGATGTATCGCCTACCCTCTCCTCTGTTTTGCCCCATACTCCCGCCTCATCTCCCACAACAAGGTCTCAAGAACCTCCTTCCTGGCAAAAGGCTGTTTAGCAAGAGCATTACTAGAGCATCTCTCTTACCTCCCTCACCTGCAGCCTCTGACGCGGAGATGATGTCGGATTCCGGAGAACCCGAAGCCGTTCTTCAAAGTAGACAGATCTcgaaagagttgaagaCGACTTCATCAACCGGCTGGGGAAGGTATGTGAGGATAGTGGAGGTAAGTCCGAGGGATGGTTTGCAAAATTTAAAGGGGAAAGTGGTATCGACAGAAGTAAAGAGGGAGCTTGTGGAGCGTTTGTTGGAAGCAGGGGTGAGAAATGTTGAGGTAGGGAGCTTTGTTAGGGGTGACTGGGTACCGCAA ATGGCCGATACACCTCAGTTGTTgccacttcttccaccGTTCACAGGCAAAACATCAtccccaccctctcctGTTCCTCGGTCCGAGTCTCCCTTCTCTAgtcgaccttcttctccttctatTGGGCCGTTGATGGGAGAATATTTACCACCTCATGCGGAAGACGTCCATTACCCAGTTTTAGTACCCAATATGAGAGGACTTGATAACCTCATCAAGCTGCAAGGAGAATGGAGCGCAAAAGGTCTACCTGCATTGACGGATGAAATTGCAGTTTTTGTATCGGCTACCGAG GCTTTTTCGCAAGCCAATAACCATGCCTCAATCTCAAAAGTCCTCGACTCCCTTCCATCGGTGATTAGTAAGGCCAAATCCCACGGATTCAGGGTAAGAGGGTATGTATCTTGCGTGATGACTTGCCCGTACTCTGGGCCCACAGACCCGGATCAAGCAGTGAACGTAGCCGAGAAGCTTTTGGAAATGGGATGTTATGAGGTTAGTATGGGAGACACGACCGGTGAAGGGGATCCGGATAGCTGGAAAGTTCTGTGGGATcggatgaagggaagagggttggATATGGACAAGATTGCT TGTCATGACACATTCTCACTCGCCCTTTCTTCCATACTATCGCTGGTCCCATATGGCCTCAAGACAATCGATTCCTCATTAGCAGGTTTAGGCGGATGTCCTTACTCTCCAGGAGCGACAGGCAATGTTCCAACAGAGGACGTAGTCTACGCACTGCACAAGATGGGGTATGAGACGGGTATTGATCTGGATAGACTTGTTGAAAGTGGGAACTGGTTAGCCAACAAGTTGGGAGTGAGGAATGAAAGTCGAGTAGGAAGAGCAATCTGGGCGAAACGTcagagaagggaggagatcgagggaaaaagagctgagacggaagatggaatGTGA
- a CDS encoding nucleolar protein 16, producing MANPRQRNKAKSSRSHKPSLNAKRRMHQKLRKAPPLKGPEVLQEKWDKKKTVFQNYAALGLLPSIPVPKGASTSRSQRVKLPEVPAEIEAENVKVGFGRIIRDEERNVIDIIIDEDEQEQEEQIEVDEEKEMGPVEAKTEVVKRLEELAASAAPVKRHSSMSERTWLQQLVDKYGDDTEKMARDRKLNVWQKTEGEIKRMIKKAGGVQLLRK from the exons ATGGCCAACCCGCGACAGAGAAACAAGGCAAAGTCCTCCAGGTCTCACAAACCCAGCCTAAAcgcaaagagaaggatgcaCCAGAAGCTCAGGAAGGCACCTCCTCTCAAGGGTCCCGAGGTGTTGCAAGAAAAGtgggacaagaagaagactgtcTTCCAAAA CTACGCCGCTCTCggtcttctcccatccatcCCCGTCCCCAAGGGTGCTTCCACCTCTCGATCTCAGCGTGTCAAGCTCCCAGAAGTACCAGCCGAGATTGAAGCTGAGAATGTCAAGGTTGGGTTTGGTCGAATTATtagggatgaagaaaggaatgtAATTGATATTATcatcgatgaagatgagcaggagcaggaggagcaaATAGAAgtcgatgaggaaaaggagatggggCCTGTAGAAGCGAAGACTGAGGTCGTCAAGA GGCTTGAGGAGCTTGCCGCGAGCGCTGCCCCTGTGAAGAGGCATTCCTCCATGTCTGAACGAACGTGGCTTCAGCAGCTCGTTGATAAGTACGGAGACGACACTGAAAAGATGGCGAGGGATCGCAAGCTGAACGTTTGGCAAAAGACCGAAGGCGAGATTAAGCGGATGATAAAGAAGGCCGGCGGCGTTCAGTTGTTGAGAAAGTAA